A window from Urocitellus parryii isolate mUroPar1 chromosome 1, mUroPar1.hap1, whole genome shotgun sequence encodes these proteins:
- the Ankrd34b gene encoding ankyrin repeat domain-containing protein 34B, with product MDEGTEISSDGNSLIKAVHQSRLRLTRLLLEGGAYINESNDRGETPLMIACKTKHVDHQSVSKAKMVKYLLENSADPNIQDKSGKTALMHACLEKAGPEVVSLLLKSGADLSLQDHSGYSALVYAINAEDRETLKVLLSACKAKGKEVIIITTAKSPSGRHTTKQYLNMPPADIDGCHSPATCTTPSEIDIKTASSQLSHFSESELTLFGFKDREACGSSEDTREPGSPVRKPAVSPNGPKLSQGPAWIKSTPLLKHQNRVASLQEELLDITPEEEFSSKTNGLALSKRFITRHQSIDVKDTAHLLRTFDQAGSRKMSYDEINYQSLFPDGNQPCAEIPVDQDPDPNQTIFTSTLRSIVQKRNSGANHYSSDSQLSEGLIPPTLEDGKAFTGKKKILSPSPSLLSGSKELSETIPPGPLSRRNHAVLERRGSGAFPLDHNIMQTRPGFLPPLNVNPHPPISDINVNNRICSLLSCGQKVLMPTVPIFPKELKSKKMLLRRQSLQTEQIKQLVNF from the coding sequence ATGGATGAAGGTACAGAAATTTCAAGTGATGGAAATTCCTTGATCAAAGCAGTCCATCAGAGCCGACTTCGCCTCACAAGACTTTTGCTAGAAGGTGGTGCCTACATCAATGAGAGCAATGACCGCGGGGAAACGCCTTTAATGATTGCTTGTAAGACCAAACATGTGGATCACCAGAGTGTCAGTAAAGCCAAAATGGTGAAGTACCTGTTAGAAAACAGTGCCGATCCCAATATACAGGACAAATCTGGGAAAACTGCCTTGATGCACGCTTGCTTAGAAAAAGCTGGTCCAGAAGTTGTTTCTTTGCTCCTAAAGAGCGGAGCTGACCTCAGCTTGCAAGACCATTCTGGTTACTCAGCTCTTGTTTATGCAATAAATGCAGAAGACAGGGAGACCCTGAAAGTTCTCCTTAGTGCTTGCAAGGCAAAGGGGAAAGAGGTCATCATTATAACCACTGCAAAATCACCCTCTGGGAGGCACACTACCAAACAGTACCTAAACATGCCTCCTGCAGACATCGATGGGTGTCATTCCCCAGCCACCTGCACCACTCCTTCTGAGATAGACATCAAAACAGCCTCATCGCaactttcacatttttctgaaaGTGAACTGACGCTTTTTGGCTTTAAAGACCGGGAGGCCTGTGGAAGCAGTGAGGATACCCGGGAACCAGGCTCCCCTGTGAGGAAGCCTGCAGTGTCCCCTAATGGGCCCAAGCTATCCCAGGGTCCAGCCTGGATCAAAAGTACCCCGTTATTAAAGCACCAGAACAGAGTGGCCTCCTTGCAAGAGGAGCTCCTGGATATTACACCAGAGGAAGAATTCTCCTCCAAAACCAATGGGCTGGCACTTTCTAAGCGATTCATCACAAGGCACCAAAGCATTGATGTAAAAGATACTGCGCATTTGCTCAGAACCTTTGATCAGGCTGGTTCGAGGAAGATGTCATATGATGAAATAAATTATCAGTCTCTGTTTCCAGATGGAAATCAGCCATGCGCTGAAATTCCTGTTGACCAGGACCCAGACCCTAACCAGACGATATTTACCTCCACCTTGAGAAGCATAGTTCAAAAAAGAAACTCAGGGGCGAATCACTACAGCTCTGATTCCCAGCTTTCCGAAGGCCTTATTCCACCAACTTTAGAAGATGGCAAAGCATTTACAGGAAAAAAGAAGATCCTCTCGCCATCTCCTTCACTGTTGTCAGGCTCCAAAGAATTGTCAGAGACTATCCCCCCAGGGCCCCTGAGCAGGAGAAATCATGCAGTTTTAGAAAGGCGGGGTTCTGGAGCTTTCCCTTTAGATCACAATATTATGCAGACCAGGCCTGGGTTTCTGCCACCCTTAAATGTAAATCCTCACCCTCCCATCTCAGATATCAATGTCAACAATAGGATTTGCAGCCTTCTTTCTTGTGGTCAAAAAGTGCTTATGCCAACAGTTCCTATTttccctaaagaattaaaaagtaaaaaaatgttgTTAAGGAGACAGTCTTTGCAAACAGAACAAATTAAGCAATTGGTAAATTTTTAA